The proteins below come from a single Pichia kudriavzevii chromosome 2, complete sequence genomic window:
- a CDS encoding uncharacterized protein (PKUD0B00390; Pfam Domains: Pyridoxal_deC(2e-61)): MTKDVRISCNMEAGRVQELEQIVKPALDIIIQYVKEIDSGSRNIGPRFDNPAELDKKLGLQDIANLFEKSIQQDALDPTKDVLHVVETILNNSVCTWHPGFMDKLYVGTNPIGLLSDMVLSILNTNSHVFTVSPVLTVIEKKVSQKYAFMFGFDGAHAGGLTFSGGSWSNITSLQTARSFKYPDTKTQGTSKYKFAIFTSVHSHYSIDKAAILLGLGLDSVFKVPVNEYGQMNTDVLEAKIKTSIEKGFTPLYVNATAGTTVFGSYDPFVKISEIAKKYNLWFHIDASWGGNAIFSPSRKSKLNGSHLADSITCNPHKMLGVPTTCSFLLTPDERIFKQANSLNAPYLFHNLMDTEENFDLADGTMGCGRRPDALKFYLSWLYYGQGGFQKRIDHSFDLVRYFVSQLTKTPGFTVVNDFPTPCLQVCFYYNPTNQKLTGEEMTSLTRRIAIALHKSGDFLVDYAPNPDDAIIGEDNGEFFRCVLNSPNIDSELIDKLINSIVSLGKKLENI, from the coding sequence ATGACTAAAGATGTCAGAATATCCTGTAATATGGAGGCCGGCAGGGTTCAAGAATTGGAGCAAATAGTTAAACCTGCCTTAGATATAATTATTCAGTACGTCAAGGAAATTGACAGTGGAAGTCGAAATATTGGTCCTAGGTTTGACAACCCTGCAGAACTTGATAAGAAGCTTGGACTGCAAGATATTGCAaatttatttgagaaatctATACAACAAGATGCTCTAGATCCCACTAAAGATGTTCTTCATGTTGTGGAGACGATACTGAACAACTCCGTCTGTACATGGCATCCCGGCTTTATGGATAAATTATACGTTGGTACAAATCCGATTGGGCTTTTGTCAGACATGGTTTTGTCAATTCTGAATACCAATTCCCACGTTTTCACTGTTTCCCCCGTGTTGACGgtaattgaaaaaaaagtttcaCAAAAATATGCCTTTATGTTTGGCTTTGACGGCGCACACGCAGGTGGTTTGACATTTAGCGGTGGATCGTGGTCTAACATTACTAGTTTACAAACAGCAAGAAGCTTCAAGTATCCAGACACCAAAACACAAGGCACCAGTAAATATAAGTTTGCAATATTCACCAGCGTGCATTCTCATTATAGTATTGATAAGGCTGCAATATTATTAGGTTTAGGTCTGGATTCAGTTTTTAAAGTTCCTGTAAACGAATACGGACAAATGAATACTGACGTGTTGGAAGCAAAAATTAAAACAAGTATCGAGAAAGGCTTCACGCCCCTCTACGTGAACGCTACTGCAGGAACAACTGTTTTCGGTTCGTACGATCCATTTGTGAAGATTTCAGAGATTGccaaaaaatacaatttaTGGTTCCATATTGATGCATCTTGGGGAGGTAATGCCATTTTCAGCCCGAGTAGGAAGAGTAAACTCAATGGTTCTCATCTTGCTGATAGTATCACGTGCAACCCACATAAGATGCTCGGAGTTCCTACAACTTGTTCCTTTTTACTCACTCCAGATGAGCGTATCTTTAAGCAGGccaattctttgaatgcACCATATCTATTCCACAATTTGATGGACACCGAAGAAAATTTTGACTTGGCAGATGGTACCATGGGATGTGGACGCCGTCCCGATGCGCTGAAGTTCTACTTATCATGGCTGTACTACGGACAGGGTGGATTCCAAAAGAGAATTGACCATTCATTTGACCTAGTTAGATACTTTGTCTCCCAATTAACGAAAACACCGGGTTTCACCGTGGTTAACGATTTTCCAACCCCTTGTCTACAGGTTTGCTTTTATTACAATCCTACAAATCAGAAACTGACAGGTGAGGAAATGACCAGCTTGACAAGAAGAATCGCTATTGCCCTGCATAAAAGTGGTGATTTCTTAGTTGACTATGCGCCAAATCCTGACGATGCAATTATAGGTGAAGATAATGGCGAATTTTTCCGCTGCGTCTTGAACTCTCCGAATATTGATAGTGAACTAATTGACAAACTTATCAACAGTATTGTATCCctaggaaaaaaattggaaaatattTAA
- a CDS encoding uncharacterized protein (PKUD0B00400; similar to Saccharomyces cerevisiae YJR035W (RAD26); ancestral locus Anc_1.459) encodes MSPVEQDLNEIVVNDEGIESSTIENGDHSVSEQEVSTIGAIDKLSDVKPNQDNETTDALSVLDIKMMDQAHLEKEVANDADVAILRQELEMEQKRLSKANDRYLKYKGKLLTLEKKLQGPNLKISEKTRLEVQIEELQDNEIVTSLRDVNEIKTRMRDIELMLHSKYDDVNDATEKLPDETKEEFLIRIGKITAFGTSNAFIEEASDVQAPTHKNLVMPGFNSVQVIDSESAKVIDIANMYGKNPSNDEENDPDFKIDYDEINSDGVVDDSEELDEILNREGEGKVKMGKNNRKGFKRKSLDEEEDRNIDDGDEFAYKRRLNEWISQRSYLRRKHMPEYVEDPSVPEWEKPHPTIRDAILNDSFKLPGDIHPSLFDYQKTCVQWLAELYNQKTGGIIGDEMGLGKTVQIISFLAGLHYSGNMKHPILVVCPATVLKQWCNEFHRWWPPFRAIILHSIGEGMNRHKRSKHNRSDLEELELNIENEEYGSVQTLAKTKDNKTVQELVDKVVKEGHVIITTYAGVRIYAKYLLPVRWGYAILDEGHKIRNPDSFITITCKQLKTPNRIILSGTPIQNNLVELWSLFDFVFPGRLGTLPVFQKQFCVPINLGGYANATNVQVQAGFKCATVLKDLVSPYLLRRVKADVAKDLPKKTEMVLFCKLTEEQRKLYQRFLDSGDFKKILSGKRNALYGIDMLRKICNHPQLVDLNTKDKKIIKLPKVKELASKSGKIQVVLALLELWTKEERKTLIFTQTKQMLNILNQLLDSYNKENGQRYNYMRMDGSTPIIQRQELVDQFNKNPVYNVFLLTTKVGGLGVNLTGASRVIIYDPDWNPSTDMQARERAWRLGQKQDVAIYRLIMAGSIEEKIYHRQIFKQFLTNKILKDPKQKRFFKMTDMYDLFTLGDDQVKGTETADLFGAEEKTFDGIKERKTKFRSRNLNRSGAQNLDEGDIDFIEATKAAGVASLEEYDEEQVKEKTMFEDDDSRVLGESHRQPNANIMSEIFQKSGIHSAVEHESILGQGDIRTSASQLLVDNEATRIANEAVSALKASRKQARTKKIGVPTWTGKYGVAGKLASGGNRTRAFSSALPNGVSGRGGSTAQSSATILWNLKRMDKSKSRKQEPTSQVLIDKLVEYMANVEGNFSKSRDILENLDIDVGDKKTVDVIRSMIKGVCTWDRDRKGWILKTEFK; translated from the coding sequence ATGAGTCCAGTGGAGCAGGATCTAAACGAGATAGTAGTGAACGATGAGGGTATAGAAAGCAGCACTATAGAAAATGGAGATCATTCCGTGTCAGAACAAGAAGTGTCCACTATTGGGgcaattgataaattgtCGGATGTCAAGCCCAATCAGGACAACGAAACTACTGATGCTTTATCGGTTTTAGATATCAAAATGATGGACCAGGCACATTTGGAGAAGGAAGTTGCAAATGATGCCGATGTGGCGATTTTAAGACAAGAGCTTGAGATGGAGCAAAAGAGATTATCAAAGGCCAATGATAGGTACCTAAAGTATAAAGGGAAATTGTTGAcattagagaaaaaacttCAAGGCCCAAATTTAAAGATATCAGAGAAAACCAGATTGGAAGTACagattgaagaacttcAGGATAATGAAATTGTGACTTCTTTACGTGACGTCAATGAGATCAAGACTCGTATGAGAGATATTGAACTAATGCTTCATTCGAAATACGATGATGTAAATGATGCAACAGAAAAACTTCCAGACGAAACTAAAGAGGAGTTTCTTATAAGAATAGGTAAAATTACAGCTTTTGGTACTAGCAACGCGTTTATTGAGGAAGCGTCAGACGTACAAGCCCCAACGCATAAAAATCTAGTAATGCCCGGTTTCAATAGCGTGCAAGTAATAGATAGTGAGTCAGCGAAAGTGATTGACATTGCAAACATGTACGGGAAAAATCCGtcaaatgatgaagaaaatgatccAGATTTTAAGATCGATTACGATGAAATCAATAGTGACGGCGTAGTAGATGACAGTGAGGAgcttgatgaaattttgaacCGTGAAGGTGAAGGAAAGGTTAAAATGGGCAAGAATAATAGGAAAGGATTCAAGCGGAAGTCGTTggacgaagaagaagatcGAAATATTGATGACGGCGATGAATTTGCCTACAAACGAAGACTCAATGAATGGATCTCTCAGAGGTCCTACTTACGGAGAAAACATATGCCTGAATATGTTGAAGACCCAAGCGTTCCAGAATGGGAAAAACCTCATCCCACCATCAGGGATGCAATCTTGAATGATAGCTTCAAATTACCTGGAGATATACACCCGAGTTTGTTTGACTACCAGAAGACCTGCGTCCAATGGTTAGCTGAGCTATATAACCAAAAGACTGGTGGAATAATTGGAGACGAAATGGGGTTGGGTAAAACAGTTCAGATTATTTCATTTCTTGCGGGATTGCACTATAGCGGGAACATGAAACACCCTATTCTAGTAGTATGTCCGGCAACTGTTTTGAAGCAATGGTGTAATGAATTCCATCGGTGGTGGCCACCATTCCGGGCCATTATTTTACATTCAATTGGTGAGGGGATGAACAGACATAAAAGAAGTAAACATAACCGCAGTGATCTAGAAGAGCTAGAATTGAATATCGAGAATGAGGAATATGGTTCTGTTCAGACTTTAGCTAAAACCAAAGATAACAAAACTGTTCAAGAGTTGGTGGATAAAGTCGTCAAAGAAGGGCATGTAATTATCACCACATATGCAGGTGTCAGAATATATGCAAAGTATTTGTTACCCGTAAGATGGGGCTACGCTATTCTCGATGAAGGGCATAAAATCAGAAACCCAGACAGTTTCATCACAATTACATGCAAGCAATTGAAGACACCCAACAGAATAATCTTATCAGGTACACCAATACAAAATAACTTGGTCGAACTATGGAGCTTGTTTGACTTTGTTTTCCCGGGAAGATTAGGTACATTGCCTgtatttcaaaaacaattttGTGTGCCTATAAATCTTGGTGGATATGCCAATGCTACTAATGTTCAAGTACAAGCTGGATTCAAATGCGCAACGGTTCTAAAAGATTTGGTCTCACCGTACTTGCTCAGAAGAGTTAAGGCAGATGTTGCAAAAGACTTACCTAAAAAGACAGAAATGGttttattttgtaaattaACAGAAGAACAGAGAAAATTATACCAGAGGTTTCTTGATTCAGGtgattttaaaaaaatcttATCAGGTAAAAGAAACGCATTATATGGAATAGACATGCTTAGAAAGATCTGCAACCACCCACAGCTTGTTGACTTAAACACGAAAGACAAGAAGATAATAAAACTGCCAAAAGTTAAAGAATTGGCGTCAAAGTCGGGGAAAATTCAGGTTGTATTGGCTTTATTGGAGCTATGGACAAAGGAAGAACGCAAGACTTTAATTTTCACTCAAACTAAACAGATGCTAAACATTTTGAATCAGCTGTTAGATAGCTATAATAAAGAGAACGGACAAAGGTATAACTACATGCGAATGGATGGCTCTACCCCAATAATTCAAAGACAAGAACTGGTTGACCAGTTTAACAAAAATCCAGTTTACAATGTATTCCTACTAACAACTAAAGTAGGTGGGTTGGGTGTAAACTTAACGGGAGCATCAAGAGTCATTATTTATGATCCAGACTGGAATCCATCAACCGACATGCAAGCTAGAGAAAGAGCATGGAGACTAGGTCAGAAGCAGGATGTTGCAATATATAGGCTTATTATGGCAGGTTCCATTGAAGAGAAGATATACCATAGACAAATATTCAAGCAATTTTTGACaaacaaaattttgaaGGATCCCAAACAAAAGAGATTTTTTAAAATGACCGACATGTACGATCTATTTACCCTTGGTGATGACCAAGTCAAAGGTACTGAGACTGCAGATTTATTTGGtgctgaagaaaaaacatttgatgGTATTAAAGAGCGGAAGACAAAATTCAGGTCAAGAAATTTAAACAGGTCTGGAGCTCAGAACTTAGACGAAGGTGATATAGATTTCATAGAAGCAACGAAAGCTGCCGGTGTTGCATCATTGGAAGAATATGATGAAGAGCAAGTAAAGGAAAAGACAATGTTCGAAGATGATGACAGCAGGGTCTTGGGAGAGTCACATCGGCAACCAAATGCTAATATCATGTCTGAAATATTCCAAAAATCGGGTATTCATTCAGCTGTTGAACATGAGTCAATATTGGGGCAAGGTGATATCAGAACATCAGCTTCCCAACTTTTAGTGGATAATGAAGCTACGCGGATTGCCAACGAAGCCGTTAGTGCACTAAAGGCATCACGAAAGCAAGCAAGGACAAAAAAGATTGGTGTGCCAACATGGACGGGTAAATATGGTGTAGCAGGTAAACTTGCTTCTGGGGGAAACAGGACTCGAGCATTCAGTTCAGCCTTACCGAATGGCGTCAGTGGTCGAGGTGGTTCGACCGCCCAGTCATCTGCTACAATTCTTTGGAATCTGAAGCGAATggataaatcaaaatctaGGAAGCAAGAACCGACATCACAAGTGTTGATAGACAAATTGGTGGAATATATGGCTAATGTAGAAGGCAACTTCAGCAAATCCAGGGATATATTGGAAAACCTTGACATCGATGTTGGCGATAAGAAAACTGTTGATGTTATCAGAAGCATGATCAAAGGGGTCTGCACGTGGGATAGAGATAGAAAGGGGTGGATTCTAAAGACGGAATTCAAGTAA
- a CDS encoding uncharacterized protein (PKUD0B00380; similar to Saccharomyces cerevisiae YJR034W (PET191); ancestral locus Anc_1.458): MVASCKDQLKQVAICLQRSPCVMIERHTPKECISKPELTEELPELCKAHLATFLECKRGIVDMRKRIRGNGTLSTGKYDEQYNKLSSGEFDPREEMKKLKTLDSNQKQ; encoded by the coding sequence ATGGTTGCAAGTTGTAAAGATCAACTCAAACAGGTTGCTATTTGTTTACAGAGATCCCCATGTGTTATGATCGAGAGACACACACCAAAGGAATGTATTTCCAAGCCAGAGCTAACCGAAGAGTTACCAGAACTTTGTAAAGCGCACCTGGCTACATTTCTTGAGTGCAAGAGGGGTATCGTTGACATGAGAAAGAGAATCAGAGGTAATGGTACCTTGAGTACAGGAAAATATGATGAACAATACAATAAGTTGTCTAGTGGTGAATTTGACCCTAGAGaagagatgaagaaattgaagaccTTGGATTCCAACCAAAAACAATGA